From one Streptomyces sp. NBC_01478 genomic stretch:
- a CDS encoding AbfB domain-containing protein, with protein MAVPPLPHLSRRHFLGAAATVPLAATGALTLGAGSAHAATDSAYVMCYFTESPTFLGANYGLHLAVSPDGLQWTPLNQNAPVATPTAGSLGLRDPFILRKQDGTFVVLATDLNGTDWSYVSQYIHVWDSADLRTFTGYRRMKVHSLDTHAWAPESFWDAGRGQYGVIYSAVNDSGHNVIMVNYTSDFVTAGDPQVFFDPGYDVIDGDLAVGVNGVNYLYFKKSSTLVGAKSTSLDPGSFTEFSTAVSHNGTEAPTLVKSLASSSTWYLWGDTWDPNGVFYAWQTSSLAAGTWTAVDQKLYTQPLNSKHCGIQPITAAEYTNLIAKWGTPAWNRLKSYNYPARYVRHSNFIGRIDEYAFDPYTDSQWTLVPGLADSTGVSFQSVNYPTRYLRHYNYALQLDVNDGTSTFAGDATFYRTAGLADSAWASFRSYNNPTRYIRHSNYVLRIDPISTATEQQDATFRVGY; from the coding sequence ATGGCCGTCCCTCCCCTCCCCCACCTCTCCCGCCGGCACTTCCTCGGCGCGGCCGCGACCGTCCCCCTCGCGGCCACCGGCGCGCTCACGCTCGGCGCCGGGAGTGCGCACGCCGCGACCGACTCGGCTTATGTCATGTGCTACTTCACCGAGTCGCCGACGTTCCTGGGCGCCAACTACGGCCTGCACCTGGCCGTCAGCCCCGACGGTCTGCAGTGGACCCCGCTGAACCAGAACGCCCCCGTCGCCACCCCCACCGCGGGCTCCCTGGGCCTGCGCGACCCGTTCATCCTGCGCAAGCAGGACGGCACGTTCGTGGTCCTCGCGACCGACCTCAACGGCACCGACTGGTCGTACGTCAGCCAGTACATCCACGTCTGGGACTCCGCCGATCTGCGTACCTTCACCGGCTACCGGCGGATGAAGGTGCACAGCCTGGACACCCACGCCTGGGCGCCGGAGTCGTTCTGGGACGCGGGGCGCGGGCAGTACGGCGTGATCTACTCGGCCGTCAACGACAGCGGCCACAACGTCATCATGGTCAACTACACGAGCGACTTCGTGACCGCCGGCGATCCGCAGGTGTTCTTCGACCCCGGTTACGACGTCATCGACGGTGACCTCGCGGTCGGCGTGAACGGCGTCAACTACCTCTACTTCAAGAAGAGTTCGACCCTGGTCGGCGCGAAGTCCACGTCCCTGGACCCGGGCAGCTTCACCGAGTTCAGCACGGCGGTCTCGCACAACGGCACCGAGGCGCCGACGCTGGTCAAGTCCCTTGCCTCGAGCTCGACTTGGTACCTCTGGGGTGACACCTGGGATCCCAACGGCGTCTTCTACGCCTGGCAGACCAGCAGCCTCGCCGCCGGCACCTGGACCGCCGTCGACCAGAAGCTCTACACCCAGCCGCTCAACTCCAAGCACTGCGGCATCCAGCCGATCACCGCGGCCGAGTACACCAACCTGATCGCCAAGTGGGGCACGCCCGCCTGGAACCGGCTCAAGTCCTACAACTACCCGGCCCGTTACGTCCGCCACTCCAACTTCATCGGCCGGATCGACGAGTACGCCTTCGACCCGTACACCGACTCGCAGTGGACGCTGGTGCCGGGTCTCGCGGACTCGACCGGGGTGTCCTTCCAGTCGGTCAACTACCCGACCCGGTATCTGCGGCACTACAACTACGCGCTCCAACTCGACGTGAACGACGGCACGTCGACGTTCGCCGGGGACGCCACGTTCTACCGGACCGCGGGGCTCGCCGACTCCGCCTGGGCGTCCTTCCGGTCGTACAACAACCCGACGCGCTACATCCGGCACTCCAACTACGTGCTGCGCATCGACCCGATCTCCACGGCGACGGAGCAGCAGGACGCGACGTTCCGCGTCGGGTACTGA
- a CDS encoding ROK family protein: MSDTPEVIVGVDIGGTTTQVVLCTDRLDVLDRTEVPTPAQEGGAAMLDAALSALRLLLDRTPARLLGVGVGAAGLVDVRAGRILVASDSFRDWAGFEVTAGVQQALGVPAFLDNDVNAFLRGEVARGAVAGEENVLGMTLGTGVGGALWLNGALYDGPRGAAGEIGHVPGFGELPCTCGGRGHLETLASGRSVAARYGERTGRALTAREVAAAARLGDPDARAVYAALGRGVARALLITAGLLDVTTCVIGGGVSRSWALVESAVRETLALEPPVSGHPVRVLPALLGGDAVAIGAAARARAELLTPAGGS; encoded by the coding sequence GTGAGCGACACCCCCGAGGTGATCGTCGGCGTCGACATCGGCGGGACGACCACCCAGGTAGTGCTGTGCACGGACCGACTCGACGTCCTGGACCGCACGGAGGTGCCCACCCCGGCGCAGGAGGGCGGCGCGGCCATGCTCGACGCCGCGCTCTCGGCGCTTCGGCTGCTGCTGGACCGTACGCCCGCCCGGTTGCTCGGGGTCGGGGTCGGCGCGGCCGGTCTCGTGGACGTGCGGGCCGGGCGGATCCTGGTGGCGAGCGACTCGTTCCGGGACTGGGCCGGGTTCGAGGTGACGGCCGGTGTCCAACAGGCCCTGGGCGTACCGGCGTTCCTCGACAACGACGTGAACGCGTTTCTGCGCGGCGAGGTGGCGCGGGGCGCGGTCGCGGGCGAGGAGAACGTGCTCGGGATGACGCTCGGCACCGGGGTGGGCGGCGCACTGTGGCTGAATGGCGCCCTTTACGACGGGCCGCGCGGGGCGGCGGGCGAGATCGGTCATGTGCCGGGGTTCGGCGAACTGCCGTGCACATGCGGCGGTCGGGGGCATCTGGAGACGCTGGCGTCGGGGCGGTCGGTCGCGGCGCGGTACGGGGAGCGGACGGGGCGCGCTCTCACGGCCCGGGAGGTCGCCGCGGCGGCCCGGCTGGGCGATCCGGACGCGCGTGCCGTGTACGCGGCGCTGGGGCGCGGGGTGGCCCGGGCGCTGCTGATCACGGCGGGGCTGCTGGACGTCACGACGTGCGTGATCGGCGGGGGTGTCAGCCGGTCGTGGGCGCTGGTGGAGTCGGCCGTGCGGGAGACCTTGGCGCTGGAGCCGCCGGTGAGCGGTCACCCGGTGCGGGTGCTGCCGGCCCTGCTGGGCGGTGACGCGGTGGCGATCGGGGCGGCGGCCCGGGCGCGGGCGGAGCTGCTGACCCCTGCAGGAGGCTCGTGA
- a CDS encoding ABC transporter ATP-binding protein: MNDILEMENLGVTFSTESGDVPAVRGVSLRVAPGETLALVGESGSGKSTVALAALGLLPGNARASGGVSVGGTDVVGAGEAELARLRGRTASMVFQEPATALDPLTRIGRQIAEVVRNHRDVSRQEAAAEAVALLRRVGIPEPERRASAFPFQLSGGQRQRVVIAMAIANSPGLLVADEPTTALDVTVQAEILDLLRALAVDSGTGVLLVTHNMGVVADFADRVAVMLEGEVVETGTVEDVLLRPAHEYTRRLLAAVPRLAVSGTGAGSAVPEESEGDPVVELRNVSVQFGRGPRAVRALEDVSLTVRAGETVGLVGESGSGKSTAARVALGLVAPESGTVSLFGADLRKARGRARRALLAGVGVVLQDPVASLDARMSVAECVAEPLRVHRRDMGAAERRERVAEVLELVRLPRELARRGPRELSGGQRQRVSLARALVLAPRLLVADEPTSALDVSVQQTVLEVIAELQAELGFACLFVSHDLAVVQRFAGRVVVMRGGRVEEQGPTMRTLLRPETAYTRRLIAAVPVPDPVLQRARRELRVASGTEAGA, from the coding sequence ATGAACGACATCCTGGAGATGGAGAACCTGGGCGTCACCTTCTCCACCGAGAGTGGTGATGTGCCCGCCGTGCGCGGAGTCTCGTTGCGGGTCGCGCCCGGCGAGACCCTCGCCCTCGTGGGTGAGTCCGGCTCGGGGAAGTCGACCGTGGCCCTCGCCGCGCTCGGGCTGTTGCCCGGCAACGCCCGTGCGTCCGGGGGTGTTTCGGTCGGCGGTACGGATGTCGTGGGGGCCGGTGAGGCCGAACTCGCGCGACTGCGTGGGCGTACGGCCTCGATGGTCTTCCAGGAGCCTGCCACCGCTCTCGATCCGCTGACCCGAATCGGCAGGCAGATAGCGGAAGTCGTACGGAATCACCGGGACGTGTCGCGGCAGGAGGCGGCCGCCGAGGCCGTCGCGTTGCTGCGCAGGGTCGGGATTCCCGAGCCGGAGCGGCGGGCCTCGGCGTTTCCGTTCCAGTTGTCGGGTGGGCAGCGGCAGCGGGTCGTCATCGCCATGGCCATCGCCAACTCGCCCGGACTGCTCGTCGCGGACGAGCCGACCACCGCCCTCGATGTCACCGTGCAGGCCGAGATCCTCGATCTGCTGCGGGCGTTGGCCGTCGACTCCGGGACCGGCGTGCTGCTGGTCACGCACAACATGGGGGTCGTCGCCGACTTCGCCGACCGGGTCGCCGTGATGCTGGAGGGGGAGGTCGTGGAGACGGGGACGGTGGAGGACGTGCTGTTGCGGCCCGCGCACGAGTACACGCGGCGGTTGTTGGCCGCTGTGCCTCGGTTGGCCGTGAGCGGGACCGGGGCCGGGAGTGCCGTACCCGAAGAGTCCGAGGGGGATCCGGTGGTCGAACTCCGCAACGTGAGCGTGCAGTTCGGGCGTGGGCCCCGTGCCGTGCGTGCGCTGGAGGATGTGTCACTGACCGTGCGGGCGGGCGAGACCGTCGGGCTCGTCGGTGAGTCCGGGTCGGGGAAGTCGACCGCCGCGCGGGTGGCCCTTGGGCTGGTGGCGCCGGAGTCGGGGACCGTCTCGCTCTTCGGGGCGGATCTGCGCAAGGCGCGGGGGCGGGCGCGGCGGGCGCTGTTGGCCGGGGTCGGTGTGGTGTTGCAGGATCCGGTGGCCTCGCTGGACGCGCGGATGAGTGTCGCGGAGTGTGTGGCCGAGCCGTTGCGGGTGCACCGGCGTGACATGGGGGCCGCCGAGCGGCGCGAGCGGGTCGCCGAGGTGCTCGAACTGGTGCGGCTGCCAAGGGAGTTGGCCCGTCGTGGGCCGCGTGAGCTGTCCGGTGGGCAGCGCCAGCGGGTAAGTCTCGCGCGGGCGCTGGTCCTCGCACCGCGGCTGCTGGTCGCGGACGAGCCGACGAGCGCGCTGGACGTGAGCGTGCAGCAGACCGTGTTGGAAGTGATCGCCGAGTTGCAGGCGGAGCTCGGGTTCGCCTGTCTCTTCGTGTCGCACGACCTCGCCGTGGTGCAGCGGTTCGCGGGGCGCGTCGTCGTGATGCGGGGCGGGCGGGTCGAGGAACAGGGGCCGACCATGCGGACGTTGCTGCGCCCGGAGACCGCGTACACGCGCCGGCTCATCGCCGCCGTGCCCGTACCGGACCCCGTGCTCCAGCGTGCGCGCAGAGAGCTCCGGGTGGCGTCGGGGACGGAGGCCGGCGCGTGA
- a CDS encoding ABC transporter permease, giving the protein MLAPRGGAANRNGPAPLGARFARNKLAVAGLVVVALFLLFCFVGPLLYSTDQTHTDLTQVNLAPSGAHWLGTDAVGHDELGRLMYGGKVSLLVGLAAGVLATVIGTLWGSVAGYAGGWVDAVMMRVVDAGIAIPALFILLVVSAITSPGVPGLIVILGLVSWLVPSRLVRAEMLTLKRRDYVLTLRAIGGTHARAIVRHILPNSVSTIVVAATFQVADAILLVAYVSYLGLGVQPPATDWGGMLSAGLTAAYSGRWWLIVPPGLAIILVVCAFNAIGDGLRDAFDVKGRG; this is encoded by the coding sequence TTGCTCGCGCCCCGCGGCGGAGCCGCAAATCGAAACGGCCCCGCGCCCCTGGGTGCGCGCTTCGCGCGCAATAAGCTCGCGGTCGCCGGACTCGTAGTAGTCGCTCTCTTTCTTTTGTTCTGTTTCGTTGGGCCACTTCTCTACTCCACCGACCAGACCCACACCGATCTCACGCAGGTCAATCTCGCACCCAGCGGAGCCCATTGGCTCGGTACCGATGCCGTTGGGCATGACGAGCTCGGGCGGCTCATGTACGGCGGGAAGGTGTCGTTGCTCGTCGGGTTGGCGGCCGGGGTTCTTGCCACCGTCATCGGGACGCTCTGGGGGTCCGTCGCCGGGTATGCCGGCGGGTGGGTCGACGCGGTGATGATGCGGGTCGTGGACGCGGGGATCGCCATTCCGGCGCTGTTCATCCTGCTGGTCGTGTCCGCCATCACCTCGCCGGGTGTGCCGGGGCTGATCGTCATCCTGGGGCTGGTGTCCTGGCTGGTGCCCTCGCGGCTCGTGCGGGCGGAGATGTTGACCTTGAAGAGGCGCGACTACGTGCTGACGCTGCGGGCCATCGGCGGTACCCACGCGCGGGCCATCGTGCGGCACATCCTGCCCAACTCGGTGTCGACGATCGTCGTCGCGGCCACCTTCCAGGTCGCCGACGCGATCCTGCTCGTCGCCTATGTGTCCTATCTGGGGCTGGGAGTTCAGCCGCCGGCAACCGACTGGGGCGGGATGCTCTCGGCGGGGCTGACGGCCGCGTACTCGGGACGCTGGTGGCTGATCGTTCCACCGGGCCTCGCGATCATCCTCGTCGTGTGCGCGTTCAACGCGATCGGCGACGGGCTGCGCGACGCCTTCGACGTGAAGGGACGCGGATGA
- a CDS encoding ABC transporter permease has protein sequence MDTLLYLTRRIAQALVVILIVTVVVFGLLHALPGGPARGILGPQATPQQITLFNHDQGLDRPLPVQYLYYLRQLVHGDLGTSYTLNEAVSQLIEQRLPKTLVLTVLSAVVGLLLALPLGMWQAVRRNKPADYVITTLSFVAYSTPVYFLGLVLVLVFTQVLRWFPSQAPQGDTVAQVFADPVALVLPVVTGAASMVAVFSRYMRAATLENLSEDYVRTARAGGSRQGAILFKHVFRNSLTPVIAMLGYYVPVLFGGALVVEQLFNYPGMGLLFWSAAQSSDYPVLLGCVLVISVATVVGTLLADVVQRVVDPRVKGGLA, from the coding sequence ATGGACACCCTCCTGTACCTGACCCGGCGGATCGCGCAGGCGCTGGTCGTGATCCTCATCGTGACGGTCGTGGTGTTCGGTCTGCTGCACGCGCTGCCAGGGGGTCCCGCACGCGGGATCCTCGGGCCGCAGGCCACACCCCAGCAGATCACGCTGTTCAACCACGACCAGGGGCTCGACCGGCCGTTGCCCGTGCAGTACCTGTACTACCTGCGGCAGTTGGTGCACGGGGACCTCGGCACGTCGTACACCCTGAACGAGGCGGTGTCGCAGCTCATCGAGCAACGGCTGCCGAAGACACTGGTGTTGACCGTGCTGTCGGCGGTTGTCGGGCTGTTGCTCGCCCTTCCGTTGGGCATGTGGCAGGCGGTGCGGCGGAACAAGCCGGCCGACTACGTCATCACGACGCTGAGCTTCGTGGCGTACTCGACTCCCGTGTACTTCCTGGGACTTGTGCTGGTGCTGGTGTTCACGCAGGTGTTGCGGTGGTTTCCGTCGCAGGCGCCGCAGGGGGACACGGTGGCTCAAGTCTTCGCCGATCCCGTTGCGTTGGTGCTGCCTGTGGTGACCGGGGCGGCTTCCATGGTCGCCGTGTTCAGTCGGTACATGCGGGCCGCGACCTTGGAGAACCTTTCCGAGGACTATGTGCGGACGGCTCGGGCGGGGGGTTCACGGCAGGGGGCGATCCTCTTCAAACACGTGTTCCGGAACTCGTTGACGCCGGTGATCGCGATGCTCGGGTATTACGTGCCGGTGTTGTTCGGTGGGGCGCTGGTTGTCGAGCAGCTCTTCAACTACCCGGGGATGGGGCTGTTGTTCTGGAGTGCGGCTCAGTCGTCGGACTATCCGGTGCTGTTGGGGTGTGTGTTGGTGATCTCTGTGGCGACTGTGGTGGGGACGCTGCTTGCGGATGTCGTGCAGCGGGTTGTCGATCCTCGGGTCAAGGGGGGTCTGGCGTGA
- a CDS encoding peptide ABC transporter substrate-binding protein → MSPVRKRLLAGASLTTASLLLAGCSGSSGTSSSGSHDAIDYALPANFTPNWILPIGTAAHLNTNNKSISNALWEPLIAYDGSTGSMGWNKKGSVATAADFAADNKSVTITLGERHWSDGKPVTSADVKFWFDLIKANKAQWAGYNPGKAPDNWSSFKTVDARHFTITFDKAYNPQWMLANELSLINPLPQHAWDKAGDAEQDWTYLNNAAKNISGYATNALWKTISGPYTVKSFSTAGKVVLAANSKYDGGEKAGIPTVNLLPFTTADAEKNALRSGSVDYGYIEATDLDQKDSFTAQGYTVKPWSGWAITYMPYNFNNPSMGAVFKQLYARQAVQRSIDQAGLARVIFNGTAVPGYGPIPQAQSSSFLSATQKSDPYPFSTSAAKSLLSSHGWSEQGGVMTCTSPGTGAAQCGAGVAKGTKFQMQVLSQSGSTVTDNMMSAIQSSLAKTGIKFSIKTAPVNSVLSQTPQCTASQSICKWQLSYFGTAGSWYFPAFPTGDSLFQSKGGANFGNYSNADVDKLISASTTSSSTQAIQEYSAALAKDLPVIWLPEPDYQISVVKNGLGGFSQDPLANFHPAQWKWTS, encoded by the coding sequence ATGTCCCCTGTCCGCAAGAGACTCCTCGCCGGTGCCTCTCTGACCACGGCCTCGCTGCTGCTCGCGGGCTGTTCCGGGTCGAGCGGTACGTCGTCGTCCGGGTCCCACGACGCGATCGACTACGCGCTGCCCGCGAACTTCACCCCGAACTGGATCCTGCCGATCGGCACCGCGGCCCACCTCAACACCAACAACAAATCCATCTCGAACGCGCTGTGGGAACCGCTCATCGCCTACGACGGCTCGACCGGCAGCATGGGCTGGAACAAGAAGGGCTCGGTGGCGACCGCCGCCGACTTCGCGGCCGACAACAAGAGCGTCACGATCACCCTCGGCGAGCGGCACTGGAGCGACGGGAAGCCGGTCACCTCCGCCGACGTGAAGTTCTGGTTCGACCTCATCAAGGCGAACAAGGCGCAGTGGGCGGGCTACAACCCGGGCAAGGCGCCGGACAACTGGTCGTCCTTCAAGACCGTGGACGCCCGCCACTTCACGATCACCTTCGACAAGGCGTACAACCCGCAGTGGATGCTGGCCAACGAGTTGAGCCTGATCAACCCGCTCCCCCAGCACGCGTGGGACAAGGCCGGGGACGCCGAGCAGGACTGGACGTACCTCAACAACGCGGCGAAGAACATCAGCGGTTACGCGACGAACGCCCTGTGGAAGACCATCAGCGGCCCGTACACCGTGAAGTCCTTCTCCACCGCCGGCAAGGTCGTCCTGGCCGCCAACTCGAAGTACGACGGCGGCGAGAAGGCCGGCATCCCCACCGTGAACCTCCTGCCGTTCACGACGGCCGACGCGGAGAAGAACGCGCTGCGCTCGGGGAGCGTCGACTACGGCTACATCGAGGCGACCGACCTCGACCAGAAAGACAGTTTCACCGCGCAGGGCTACACGGTGAAGCCGTGGTCGGGCTGGGCGATCACCTACATGCCGTACAACTTCAACAACCCTTCCATGGGTGCCGTGTTCAAGCAGCTCTACGCCCGGCAGGCCGTCCAGCGGTCCATCGACCAGGCCGGTCTGGCGCGGGTCATCTTCAACGGGACGGCGGTGCCCGGGTACGGGCCGATTCCGCAGGCGCAGAGCTCGTCGTTCCTGTCGGCCACGCAGAAGAGCGACCCGTATCCGTTCTCGACCTCGGCCGCCAAGTCCCTGCTCAGCAGCCATGGTTGGAGCGAGCAGGGCGGGGTCATGACCTGCACGAGCCCGGGCACCGGGGCCGCCCAGTGCGGTGCAGGGGTCGCCAAGGGGACGAAGTTCCAGATGCAGGTGCTGTCGCAGTCCGGTTCGACGGTGACCGACAACATGATGAGCGCGATCCAGTCCTCGCTCGCGAAGACCGGCATCAAGTTCTCCATCAAGACCGCGCCGGTCAACTCCGTGCTGTCGCAGACCCCGCAGTGCACGGCCTCGCAGTCGATCTGCAAGTGGCAGCTCTCCTACTTCGGCACGGCGGGCAGTTGGTACTTCCCGGCCTTCCCGACCGGCGACTCCCTGTTCCAGTCCAAGGGCGGCGCGAACTTCGGCAACTACTCGAACGCCGACGTCGACAAGCTCATCTCCGCGTCCACGACGTCGAGTTCGACCCAGGCGATCCAGGAGTACAGCGCGGCGCTCGCCAAGGATCTGCCGGTGATCTGGCTGCCCGAGCCGGACTATCAGATCTCCGTCGTCAAGAACGGCCTCGGCGGCTTCTCGCAGGACCCGCTCGCCAACTTCCACCCGGCGCAGTGGAAGTGGACGAGCTGA
- a CDS encoding ROK family transcriptional regulator — translation MAEKSAHRRKGASGVSSLAEHVLELLASGQAATRTDLAELLGAAPSTISLAVGQLVSLGLVAEHGTRSSTGGRPRKVLRLGGSDGFAVAAELGGKHAHVGVVLPGGGLTDVSTVPFPTADGPEAALPGLAETLTALADRHGRERLRGVGLCLPGPVDIASGFVTLPARMPGWNRFPIRDWLAERFEVPAAVENDANCMAVGEHTVQPAERRQSIMVKVGTGIGAGVIADGRLYRGGTGAAGEITHVRVEAAQDTPCSCGNTGCLETVASGAALVRILRGHGLDVTTTEDVVRLATDAHPEATRAVRQAGRYLGQVLAANVNFFNPDAVYLGGILSTLEPFVAAVRSQLYEGCHPLVTEHLAIERASLGADAGLVGAGQFALQRALAQALQTVTDKPGTR, via the coding sequence GTGGCTGAAAAAAGTGCGCACCGCCGAAAAGGCGCCTCGGGCGTCTCCTCACTGGCCGAGCACGTCCTCGAACTCCTCGCCTCCGGGCAGGCCGCCACCCGCACCGACCTCGCCGAACTGCTCGGCGCCGCGCCCTCGACGATCTCCCTCGCCGTGGGCCAACTGGTGTCCCTGGGCCTGGTCGCCGAGCACGGCACCCGCTCCTCGACCGGCGGCCGGCCGCGCAAGGTGCTGCGGCTGGGCGGCAGCGACGGCTTCGCGGTCGCGGCCGAACTCGGCGGCAAACACGCACACGTGGGCGTGGTCCTGCCCGGCGGCGGACTCACCGACGTCTCGACCGTGCCCTTCCCCACGGCGGACGGCCCCGAGGCCGCGCTGCCCGGCCTCGCCGAGACGCTCACCGCACTCGCCGACCGGCACGGCCGGGAACGGCTGCGGGGCGTGGGCCTGTGCCTGCCCGGCCCGGTCGACATCGCCTCCGGGTTCGTCACGCTGCCCGCCCGGATGCCCGGCTGGAACAGGTTCCCCATCCGCGACTGGCTCGCCGAACGCTTCGAGGTACCGGCCGCCGTCGAGAACGACGCCAACTGCATGGCCGTAGGCGAACACACCGTCCAGCCCGCCGAACGACGCCAGTCGATCATGGTCAAGGTGGGCACCGGGATCGGCGCCGGCGTCATCGCCGACGGCCGCCTCTACCGCGGCGGCACCGGCGCCGCCGGCGAGATCACCCACGTCCGCGTGGAGGCCGCCCAGGACACCCCCTGCTCCTGCGGCAACACCGGCTGCCTGGAGACGGTCGCCTCCGGCGCGGCCCTGGTCCGCATTCTCCGCGGCCACGGCTTGGACGTGACGACCACGGAGGACGTCGTACGCCTGGCCACCGACGCCCACCCCGAGGCAACCCGAGCGGTCCGCCAGGCCGGCCGCTACCTGGGCCAGGTCCTCGCAGCCAACGTCAACTTCTTCAACCCCGACGCCGTCTACCTCGGCGGCATCCTCTCCACCCTGGAACCCTTCGTGGCAGCAGTCCGCAGCCAGCTCTACGAGGGCTGCCACCCCCTGGTCACAGAACACCTGGCGATCGAACGGGCGAGCCTGGGCGCGGATGCGGGCCTGGTGGGTGCGGGCCAGTTCGCCCTGCAACGGGCTCTGGCCCAGGCGCTCCAAACGGTCACTGACAAACCGGGGACGCGATAG
- a CDS encoding M81 family metallopeptidase has translation MPSSRPTIAIAGLGIESSTFSPARTEAPAFHPQRGPEVLTRYPFLAPGTPLRESADWQGALVGKALPGGTVTATAFTALSDELIDRLRELGPLDGLWYDIHGAMTVEGIDDAEAQLLTRIRETIGPDTLVSTSMDLHGNVSRELVHAGDLITCYRMAPHEDAMDTKERAARNLVALLTSGAPRPVKAWIPVPVLLAGEQTSTRIEPAKSVYAAVEEVEATEGVTDAAIWVGYAWADEPRNRAAIVVTGPSAPQVTAGAEQLARGFWDARHDFAFVAPTGTLTECLDEALASTTRPYFISDTGDNPTAGGAGDVTWGLQQVLERPEFKDQDGPTVIYASLPGPAAVATAERAGVGATVTVTAGAEVDDRHAPPLTLTGVVHSVRHGDRDAETEVVLRVGSVHVILTRLRKPYHHEHDFTDLELDPRSADLVLVKIGYLEPELFAMAADWKMALTPGGVDQDLVRLGHHRIRRPMFPFDRDMPDPDLTARVIAPSDEPLTGADE, from the coding sequence TTGCCTTCATCTCGCCCCACCATCGCCATCGCAGGCCTGGGCATCGAATCCTCGACCTTCTCCCCGGCCCGCACAGAAGCCCCGGCCTTCCACCCCCAACGAGGCCCCGAAGTCCTCACCCGCTACCCCTTCCTGGCCCCCGGCACCCCCCTCCGAGAGTCCGCCGACTGGCAAGGCGCCCTGGTCGGCAAGGCACTCCCCGGCGGCACAGTCACGGCCACCGCATTCACCGCACTCTCCGACGAACTCATCGACCGCCTGAGGGAGTTGGGTCCCTTGGACGGCCTCTGGTACGACATCCACGGCGCGATGACAGTAGAGGGCATCGACGACGCCGAGGCCCAACTCCTCACCCGCATCCGGGAAACCATCGGCCCGGACACCCTGGTGTCCACCTCCATGGACCTGCACGGCAACGTCTCCCGCGAACTGGTCCACGCCGGCGACCTGATCACCTGCTACCGCATGGCCCCGCACGAGGACGCCATGGACACAAAGGAACGCGCCGCCCGCAACCTCGTAGCCCTCCTGACCAGTGGAGCTCCCCGCCCGGTCAAGGCCTGGATCCCGGTCCCGGTACTCCTCGCAGGCGAACAGACCTCCACCCGCATCGAACCGGCGAAGAGCGTCTACGCGGCCGTAGAAGAAGTAGAAGCAACCGAAGGAGTCACCGACGCGGCGATCTGGGTCGGCTACGCGTGGGCCGACGAGCCCCGCAACCGGGCCGCGATCGTCGTCACCGGCCCTTCCGCCCCCCAAGTCACCGCAGGTGCCGAACAGTTGGCGCGCGGCTTCTGGGACGCCCGGCACGACTTCGCGTTCGTCGCCCCGACCGGCACCCTGACCGAGTGCCTCGACGAGGCCCTCGCCTCCACCACCCGCCCGTACTTCATCAGCGACACCGGCGACAACCCGACCGCCGGCGGCGCGGGCGACGTCACCTGGGGACTCCAACAGGTCCTGGAACGCCCGGAGTTCAAGGACCAGGACGGCCCGACGGTCATCTACGCGTCCCTGCCCGGACCGGCCGCCGTAGCGACAGCGGAGCGCGCCGGTGTCGGCGCCACCGTGACGGTCACAGCGGGCGCCGAGGTCGACGACCGCCACGCGCCCCCGCTCACCCTCACCGGTGTGGTCCACTCCGTCCGGCACGGCGACCGGGACGCCGAGACCGAAGTGGTCCTCAGGGTCGGCAGCGTGCACGTGATCCTCACCCGGCTGCGCAAGCCGTACCACCACGAACACGACTTCACCGACCTGGAGTTGGACCCGCGCTCCGCCGACCTCGTGCTCGTCAAGATCGGCTATCTCGAACCCGAACTCTTCGCCATGGCCGCCGACTGGAAGATGGCCCTCACCCCGGGCGGAGTCGACCAGGACCTGGTCCGGCTCGGCCATCACCGCATCCGGCGGCCGATGTTCCCCTTCGACCGGGACATGCCCGACCCGGACCTCACCGCCCGGGTCATCGCCCCCTCGGACGAGCCGCTCACCGGGGCGGACGAGTGA